A section of the Humulus lupulus chromosome 2, drHumLupu1.1, whole genome shotgun sequence genome encodes:
- the LOC133815586 gene encoding uncharacterized protein LOC133815586, which yields MPSEYKDSSGRIRCPCVRCINNRHETLPMVKAHVFDWGFHQGYEKWIYHGEAEADVANVVDANDDDVDEMIPMVEDFLLPTTEEVENNPAAGQFYDDLFDEIEAELYPGCNWISSLNFLAKLLHLKVRGKIPNKIFDELLKLLKLAFPKGNKIPSTYYEAKKRLQKLGLGYESIHVCEHDCCLFYKEHSTKETCPICGSSRWISPEKTDGKKVPHKVMRYFPLTPRLKRLYSSRLTAKQMLWHYTGKSKDDGIMRHPVDGLAWKDFDAKHPDFASEPRNVRLGLAADGFNPFGNMSQAYSMWPVVLANYNLPPWMCMKDNNFILSILITGPKSPGKDMDIFLRPLVDELKELWVNGVDTRDSITNTMFKLRATLLWTVNDFPARSYLSGWSGQGYKACPTCNEDTTSVRVIGKTSYIGHRRFLPSNHRMRRDTQFDGQIERVMGTLYYYNIDGHPEPERVMGTLYTEMRKRYSERKNIRHSHFQKYYSGNPNDLDSALNAIPDLCSKESWKEIVDLFLSPKFVARSTQNKKNRKEMKYLSTQGSKSMAAIRNEYVSKILNFI from the coding sequence ATGCCGTCGGAATATAAGGATTCCTCTGGTagaattaggtgtccgtgtgtTAGATGCATAAACAATAGACATGAAACTTTACCTATGGTGAAAGCACACGTATTCGATTGGGGTTTTCATCAAGGTTACGAGAAGTGGATATATCACGGTGAAGCAGAAGCAGATGTTGCCAATGTGGTGGACGCCAACGATGATGATGTTGATGAGATGATTCCGATGGTCGAAGACTTCCTTCTACCTACAACCGAAGAAGTTGAAAATAATCCTGCGGCGGGACAATTTTATGACGATCTATTTGACGAGATAGAAGCTGAGTTATATCCTGGTTGTAATTGGATATCTTCTCTTAACTTTTTAGCAAAATTattgcatttgaaagttagaggcaAGATTCCGAATAAAATCTTCGATGAATTACTGAAATTACTAAAGCTTGCATTTCCGAAGGgaaataaaattccatcaaccTACTACGAGGCTAAAAAAAGATTACAGAAATTAGGGTTAGGGTACGAGTCAATTCATGTATGTGAACATGACTGTTGTTTGTTTTACAAAGAGCATTCAACTAAAGAGACTTGTCCAATttgcggaagtagtagatggatttcTCCTGAAAAAACGGATGGAAAAAAGGTACcacataaggtgatgcgttactttccattgacTCCTCGATTAAAAAGACTGTACAGTTCAAGACTTACAGCGAAGCAAATGTTATGGCACTATACTGGGAAATCAAAAGACGATGGGATAATGAGACACCCAGTGGATGGGTTAGCGTGGAAGGATTTCGATGCCAAACATCCTGATTTTGCTAGTGAACCTCGGAATGTTCGTTTAGGTTTAGctgcagatggtttcaatccgttTGGCAACATGAGTCAAGCATATagtatgtggcctgtggtgttggctaACTACAATCTTCCACCTTGGATGTGTATGAAAGACAATAATTTCATATTATCCATTCTTATTACTGGACCAAAATCACCGGGAAAGGACATGGATATATTCTTGAGACCATTGGTTGATGAGTTAAAGGAGTTGTGGGTTAATGGTGTCGATACAAGAGATAGTATAACCAACACTATGTTCAAGTTGCGTGCAACCTTATTGTGGACAGTTAACGATTTTCCTGCTCGTAGCTATttatctggatggagtggtcagggatacaaagcttgtccgacGTGTAATGAAGACACAACTTCTGTTCGAGTAATCGGTAAGACATCCTacattggtcacagaagattccttCCAAGTAaccatcgaatgagaagagacactCAGTTTGACGGACAAATCGAGAGAGTTATGGGAACTCTGTATTATTATAATATCGATGGGCATCCAGAACCTGAAAGAGTTATGGGAACTCTGTATACGgagatgcgcaaaagatattcAGAGAGAAAGAATATTAGGCATTCTCATTTCCAAAAATATTATTCTGGAAATCCGAATGATTTGGATAGTGCTCTCAATGCTATTCCTGACTTGTGCTCGAAGGAGAGCTGGAAAGAAATCGTCGATTTGTTTCTGAGCCCAAAGTTTGTAGCGCGATCCACGCAGAACAAGAAAAATAGAAAGGAAATGAAGTATTTGTCGACGCAAGGCTCTAAATCAATGGCAGCGATCCGTAACGAATATGTAAGTAAAATACTTAACtttatttga